The segment ATGCACGACTTCTTGTCCGGGTAGTGGGTCAGAATCGCGTCTAGCTGGGCGATCGCCTTTTTGCTGAACAGCAGCTTGAGGTCTTCTAGCTTTGGCGCCTTCGGCCGGTCGGAGGTGACGGTGAGTTGGGTGAGGTCGCTCACGAGCAGCAGTTTACTCCGGGGGCTCGTAGGCTGTGGGGACGGTTACCGCCTGCGGCGGAGCGTGCCACGGTCAGGCCTTGGCCTTTGGACTCTCAGTCGAAACAGGTCCAAGCCCCAACCTAACCTCCCCCGGCCACGACAGTCTTTGGCAGACGGCGGCCAGCAGGCCTGGGGAGGGACGGGGCAGATCAACGGTGTGCCACGGTCAGGCCCGGAGGGTCTGTTTGTGCTTATCGGAGCGCGGACTCTTAGTCCGCATCCCGTCCTTCGGACTCTTAGTCCGATGAACGAGGCGCACGACAGCAATGGTCACCCAGGAGGACGACCCTCCATCAGTGAAGTCCCGAGTTATGAGTCCGAAACTCCAAAATTACCGGTCGATCTCGCCCAGCACGATGTCGATGGAGCCGATGATCGTGATGAGATCGGCGATGAGCCGCCCCTTGGCCATGACCTCGAGCGACTTGAGGTTCATGAACGAGGACGGGCGCTCGTGCCAGCGGTACGGCCGGTTGCCGCCATCGCTGACGATGTAGAACCCCAGCTCTCCCTTTGAGCCCTCGATGCCGACGTACGCCTCGCCGGCGGGCACGTGGAACCCCTCGGTGTACAGCTTGAAGAAGTGGATGACCGCCTCCATCGAGGTGTCGATTTCCCCCGTCGGCGGAGGAGCGATTTTCCGGTCTTCGGTCCAGAAACCGCCTTCGGGCAGCCCGTCGATCGCCTGTCGGATGATCTTGCAGCTCTCTTTCATCTCGGCGATCCGCACCAGGAACCTGTCGTAGCAGTCGCCCTTCGTGCCGATCGGGATCATGAAGTCGAAATCTTCGTAGCTGCAGTACGGGTTCGACTTGCGCATGTCGAGCGGGACGCCGCTGGCCCGGGCGATCGGGCCGGAGCAGCCCAGCGCCAGGGCTTCTTCACCGGTCAGCACGCCGACGCCCTGGGTCCGCAGCTTCCAGATCGGATTCTCGACCAGAAGAGTCTCGACCTGCCCAAGCTCGCTGGGGAACTTCTTGAGGAACTTCCTCAGACGTTTCTCGAATCCGTCAGGCATGTCGCCTCGCAGGCCGCCGGGAACGATCCAACTCGGCATCATGCGAGCCCCAGAGAACATCTCGAACAGGTCGAGGATCATCTCGCGCTGCTGCATGATGTAGAAGAACGGGGTCATGGCGCCGAGGTCGAGCGCGTGGGTGCCGAGCCAGACGCAGTGACTGGCCACTCGGCTCAACTCGGTGAGAATGACGCGAAGGTACTGGGCGCGCTTCGGGATTTCACATCCCAGCAGTTTCTCGACCGTGAGCGCGTGCGCGAGGTTGTTGCCGTTCGCATTGAGGTAGTCCATGCGATCGGTCATGACCACGCATTTGTGGTACTGCTGAAACTCGCCCTCCTTCTCCATGCCGGAGTGCAGATACCCGATCACACACTTAGCATTGAGGATCGTCTCGCCGTCCAACTCGCAGATGATGCGGAGGACGCCGTGGGTCGACGGGTGCTGGGGCCCAAGGTTGACGACCATCGTGTTCTCGCCGATCCTTTCGTACACGGTTTCGGTAGACGGCAAGAAGGTCTTGTGTTCCATTTGGCAGCTTGGCTTAAGGCCAAGGCAAGGTTACCCGAGAGGTTGGGTCTCACTAGACCAGGTGGGGGACGGGCGATTGCGACGGTCGAACAAAATGAAGTCCCCGGTTTTTATACCGGGGACTTCGTCATTGTAGGTTATGACGAGAACGATTACTCGTCTGCTTCCATCAGTTCGGCAGCGCTCTCTTCCGCAACGCCAGTGCCCGGTCGGGCAGCGTCGTCAACGTCACCCATCTGCGGCACATCGGCATCAGAATCATC is part of the Armatimonadota bacterium genome and harbors:
- the nuoD gene encoding NADH dehydrogenase (quinone) subunit D, with amino-acid sequence MEHKTFLPSTETVYERIGENTMVVNLGPQHPSTHGVLRIICELDGETILNAKCVIGYLHSGMEKEGEFQQYHKCVVMTDRMDYLNANGNNLAHALTVEKLLGCEIPKRAQYLRVILTELSRVASHCVWLGTHALDLGAMTPFFYIMQQREMILDLFEMFSGARMMPSWIVPGGLRGDMPDGFEKRLRKFLKKFPSELGQVETLLVENPIWKLRTQGVGVLTGEEALALGCSGPIARASGVPLDMRKSNPYCSYEDFDFMIPIGTKGDCYDRFLVRIAEMKESCKIIRQAIDGLPEGGFWTEDRKIAPPPTGEIDTSMEAVIHFFKLYTEGFHVPAGEAYVGIEGSKGELGFYIVSDGGNRPYRWHERPSSFMNLKSLEVMAKGRLIADLITIIGSIDIVLGEIDR